The Fimbriimonas ginsengisoli Gsoil 348 genome window below encodes:
- the rph gene encoding ribonuclease PH, with the protein MRTDGRQPDQLRPVTMERGFAKFAEGSCFIKIGDTHMLVTATVEERVPPFMKGKGSGWVTAEYSMLPRSGRQRNQRDLMKPNGRSMEIQRLIGRCMRSVFDLEAMGEKTITLDCDAIRADGGTRCAAITAAYVASYDAVQYMLRNRMLKRNPLREAVAAISVGVKGGQELLDLNYDEDSTAHTDMNIVMTESGRFVEIQGTAEQEPFAIDTLGRMLKLAQKGVNELIAEQKRVLEL; encoded by the coding sequence ATGCGAACCGATGGGCGCCAGCCTGACCAATTACGACCTGTGACGATGGAGCGAGGCTTTGCCAAGTTCGCCGAAGGTTCTTGTTTCATTAAAATCGGCGACACCCACATGCTCGTCACCGCCACCGTCGAGGAGCGGGTGCCCCCCTTTATGAAGGGGAAGGGAAGTGGTTGGGTTACCGCCGAGTATTCGATGTTGCCCCGGTCCGGCCGCCAGCGGAATCAGCGCGATTTGATGAAGCCTAATGGCCGAAGCATGGAGATTCAGCGCCTAATCGGCCGCTGCATGCGGTCGGTGTTCGATTTGGAAGCAATGGGTGAAAAGACGATCACCCTCGACTGCGATGCCATTCGCGCCGACGGTGGCACCCGTTGCGCCGCCATCACCGCCGCCTACGTGGCCTCGTACGACGCCGTCCAATACATGCTGCGCAACCGGATGCTCAAGCGAAACCCGCTCCGCGAAGCCGTCGCCGCGATCTCGGTGGGCGTCAAGGGCGGGCAAGAGCTGCTCGACCTGAACTACGACGAAGACTCCACCGCCCACACCGACATGAACATCGTCATGACCGAAAGCGGCCGCTTCGTGGAAATTCAAGGCACCGCCGAACAAGAGCCCTTCGCCATCGACACACTGGGCCGAATGCTGAAGCTCGCCCAGAAAGGAGTTAACGAGTTGATTGCGGAGCAGAAGAGAGTGCTTGAGCTGTGA
- a CDS encoding hemolysin family protein, which yields MKPRLNIGYGVVGLMASALTAMWFLGERGGAQLSLAANEPIPVSGSAFIALIVAVIFLNALFVAAETAVDLLRAIHVKHVKEEDRANRERLQDLVDNKQRYATACTLASRIARVIIALAIVLLAASFDLGPNRSGSVEIGHFLMNLVFVAIPVSLVNLVVGELVPKSFASLHPHRTGLRLYRLIRAAAVVFSVPASLLVGVANLVTRTFGGRASFTMPNQAEEEIRTIVESAQESGEIEIDEKKLLNSVFEFTDTVAREIMTPRVDMDAMPIKSDPADLVRVMQESGHSRIPLYEETDDQIVGIVHAKDILMRMVGDDPISIRDIMRPALFVPEGKNLHELLREMRQGRSQMAVVQDEFGGTAGIVTIEDIVEELVGDIVDEYDTEEPEPVESDTGGFVAEGKTHLDDVNEEIGSSFESEEFDTVGGYVFGLFGRQPKPGESIQSEGYRFLVLETDGRRILKLRIEPIESPSFLEEVGE from the coding sequence ATGAAGCCGCGCTTAAACATTGGCTACGGAGTCGTCGGCCTCATGGCGAGCGCGCTCACCGCGATGTGGTTCCTCGGCGAACGCGGCGGCGCCCAGCTAAGCCTTGCCGCCAATGAGCCGATACCGGTGAGCGGATCCGCGTTCATCGCTCTGATCGTCGCCGTAATCTTCCTAAACGCCCTTTTTGTGGCGGCCGAAACGGCCGTCGACCTACTGCGAGCCATCCACGTAAAACACGTCAAGGAAGAGGACCGCGCAAACCGCGAGCGGCTCCAAGATCTCGTCGACAACAAGCAGCGATACGCCACCGCCTGCACCCTCGCCAGCCGCATCGCCAGGGTGATCATCGCCCTCGCCATCGTCCTGCTCGCCGCCTCCTTCGACCTCGGGCCCAATCGTAGCGGCTCCGTCGAGATCGGCCATTTCCTGATGAACCTGGTGTTCGTCGCGATCCCGGTTTCTCTCGTTAACCTCGTAGTTGGAGAGCTCGTACCCAAGAGTTTCGCCTCCCTTCACCCGCACCGAACCGGCTTGCGCCTGTACCGGCTGATCCGGGCGGCCGCCGTCGTCTTCTCGGTACCCGCCTCGCTGCTCGTCGGAGTCGCAAATCTCGTCACTCGAACCTTCGGCGGGCGAGCGTCGTTCACCATGCCGAACCAGGCGGAAGAGGAGATCCGAACGATCGTCGAGTCGGCCCAAGAGTCGGGCGAGATCGAGATCGACGAGAAGAAGCTACTAAACTCGGTCTTCGAATTCACCGACACGGTCGCCCGCGAGATCATGACCCCCCGCGTAGATATGGACGCGATGCCGATCAAGAGCGACCCGGCCGACCTCGTGCGCGTGATGCAGGAGTCCGGCCACTCGCGTATTCCGCTCTACGAAGAGACCGACGACCAGATCGTGGGCATCGTCCACGCCAAGGACATTCTCATGCGAATGGTTGGCGACGATCCTATCTCGATCCGAGACATCATGCGCCCCGCCCTCTTCGTTCCGGAAGGGAAGAACTTGCACGAGCTGCTCCGCGAGATGCGGCAAGGCCGAAGCCAGATGGCAGTGGTGCAAGACGAGTTCGGCGGCACCGCGGGAATCGTGACGATCGAAGACATTGTCGAGGAGCTCGTTGGCGATATCGTCGACGAGTACGACACGGAGGAACCGGAGCCTGTCGAGTCCGATACCGGCGGCTTCGTAGCCGAGGGAAAGACCCACCTCGACGATGTGAACGAAGAGATCGGCTCGTCGTTTGAGAGCGAGGAGTTCGACACGGTCGGCGGCTACGTCTTCGGCCTCTTCGGCCGGCAGCCCAAGCCGGGCGAATCGATCCAGAGCGAGGGATACCGGTTTCTCGTTTTGGAGACGGATGGCCGCCGTATCTTAAAGCTCCGGATCGAGCCGATCGAGTCACCTTCGTTCTTGGAAGAAGTCGGCGAATAG
- a CDS encoding diacylglycerol kinase, translated as MRLKSKVDIVKPFKVAMSGIIFTFKTQRHMRFHLYVVLIVILLGIMVNLGLREMLVLLFTISLVLVAEMFNSAIEATVDLVSPSYNPLAKFAKDIAAGAVLITTIIALVVGSLMMLGESRWETLKLSLTSEGFGFLGVVPRLILGGLLLFVVVVVGKGIGTRGQVLQGGLVSGHAAFGFFFATSIVFVTDNAVAAGIGLLLAAIIAQSRFEAKFHTIFELTLGAAVGVILALVVFGLVPR; from the coding sequence GTGAGGCTAAAGAGCAAGGTCGATATCGTCAAGCCGTTCAAGGTGGCGATGAGCGGGATCATCTTCACCTTCAAGACCCAGCGGCACATGCGGTTCCACCTTTACGTGGTCCTTATCGTAATCCTGCTCGGGATCATGGTCAACCTTGGGCTGCGCGAGATGCTGGTCCTGCTCTTCACGATCTCGCTGGTCCTCGTTGCCGAGATGTTCAATTCCGCCATCGAGGCGACGGTAGACCTCGTCTCCCCCAGTTACAACCCATTGGCCAAGTTTGCGAAGGACATCGCGGCCGGCGCCGTGCTCATCACCACCATCATCGCACTCGTCGTGGGCAGCCTCATGATGCTTGGGGAGAGCCGATGGGAAACGCTCAAATTAAGCCTCACGTCGGAAGGTTTCGGCTTCCTCGGGGTGGTTCCTCGGCTCATTTTAGGAGGGCTCCTGCTCTTCGTGGTGGTGGTTGTGGGCAAAGGAATCGGAACGCGCGGCCAAGTCCTCCAGGGCGGTCTTGTGAGCGGTCACGCGGCGTTCGGGTTCTTCTTCGCTACCAGCATCGTCTTCGTCACCGACAACGCGGTGGCCGCGGGGATCGGACTGCTTCTCGCGGCGATCATCGCCCAAAGCCGCTTCGAAGCGAAATTCCATACGATCTTTGAGCTGACCCTTGGCGCGGCGGTCGGCGTGATCCTAGCCCTGGTCGTCTTCGGGCTGGTGCCGCGATGA
- the ybeY gene encoding rRNA maturation RNase YbeY produces the protein MEPPSSRLVTVLNELSVGIRPELLQHAVGVTLQQHGLDHGEVCLLLTTDDRIQELNRSFRGVDEPTDVLTFPSGEPDPLGDVAISIPYAERQARARGVSLEQELGYLAIHGALHLAGFDDEDEQDRANMVREMNRAAVAAGLAPDEEWSSILHGDPA, from the coding sequence ATGGAACCCCCCAGTAGCCGCCTCGTCACGGTTTTGAATGAGTTATCGGTTGGCATTCGCCCCGAACTCCTGCAGCATGCCGTCGGGGTTACCCTCCAGCAACACGGCCTCGACCACGGCGAGGTCTGCCTTCTGCTGACCACCGACGACCGGATCCAGGAGCTGAACCGCTCCTTTCGCGGCGTCGACGAGCCTACGGACGTCCTCACCTTCCCTTCGGGGGAACCGGACCCGCTTGGCGATGTCGCCATCTCCATCCCCTACGCCGAGCGTCAGGCGCGTGCGCGCGGAGTCAGTCTCGAGCAAGAGCTCGGCTATCTCGCGATCCATGGTGCGCTTCACCTGGCCGGGTTTGACGACGAAGACGAACAGGATCGGGCGAACATGGTGCGGGAAATGAACCGCGCCGCCGTCGCCGCCGGCCTCGCACCCGACGAAGAGTGGTCGTCCATCCTCCACGGAGATCCGGCGTGA
- the rpsU gene encoding 30S ribosomal protein S21, translating into MIYVTVQSNESIDSALKRFNMKLQQSGVLRELKEHAHYEKPSEKRRRMKRRRASRQ; encoded by the coding sequence TTGATTTACGTTACCGTCCAGTCGAATGAGTCGATAGATAGTGCGCTGAAGCGCTTCAATATGAAGCTGCAGCAGAGCGGAGTTCTGCGCGAGCTGAAGGAGCATGCGCATTACGAAAAGCCGAGCGAGAAGCGTCGCCGCATGAAGCGACGTCGCGCCAGCCGGCAATAG
- a CDS encoding type II toxin-antitoxin system VapC family toxin, with protein MVNSGGYLLDTNVFLWANENYAKVSPEAKIALAEPSAPLYVSVASLWEMQIKHGLGKLFLPDDIDRIAIRYADKIKTDFLAITLGHVGTLYRLPMIHRDPFDRMLIAQALAEGLTIVSPDPVLREYGAPVLW; from the coding sequence ATGGTGAATAGCGGCGGCTATTTACTGGACACCAACGTCTTTCTTTGGGCAAACGAGAATTACGCAAAAGTAAGTCCGGAAGCCAAGATTGCCCTCGCGGAGCCATCGGCGCCCTTGTACGTGAGCGTCGCTTCGCTTTGGGAGATGCAGATCAAGCACGGGCTCGGAAAGCTTTTTCTACCAGACGATATCGACCGTATCGCGATTCGATATGCGGACAAAATCAAGACCGATTTCTTGGCCATTACCCTCGGTCACGTGGGCACCCTGTACCGGCTTCCAATGATCCATCGCGATCCATTTGATCGCATGTTAATCGCTCAAGCACTAGCGGAAGGGTTAACGATCGTGAGTCCGGACCCAGTCCTTCGCGAATATGGAGCGCCGGTGCTGTGGTGA
- a CDS encoding type II toxin-antitoxin system Phd/YefM family antitoxin, which translates to MTKLSVHEAKAHFSELLRRVEEGETVVVTRHNKPIAEIKPAIEAKQGRVFGAFEGELNIPDEAFAPLNEEELKDWHGE; encoded by the coding sequence ATGACGAAGCTGAGCGTACACGAAGCTAAGGCGCATTTCTCGGAATTGCTTCGCCGAGTTGAGGAAGGGGAGACCGTCGTGGTCACCCGCCACAATAAGCCGATCGCTGAAATCAAGCCTGCGATCGAGGCGAAGCAAGGTCGCGTATTCGGCGCCTTCGAAGGCGAGCTTAATATCCCCGACGAAGCGTTTGCCCCGCTTAACGAAGAAGAGTTGAAGGATTGGCATGGTGAATAG
- a CDS encoding ChaN family lipoprotein, whose amino-acid sequence MLAAALLFVRQDPSPLTLPIGRPGKTTIAAGRLADMRTGAAATADDIAKAADGKRFVFLGEQHATAPCQILEAAVVDALARRGRHVVVGLEMYQRPKQSVLDSFGQMDETAFLEQSDWKKQWGFDFSYYRPVFDVVRKFRIPLVGLNVPRDWVRSVGKGGFAGLPAEAKGQLPDDMKLDISEHRQVFDSLMGGHSNVGPSMENMYSAQVLWDEGMADTAIRYLAAHKPDRKTVFVVIAGSGHVMYGQGINRRIERRKAGDGLNVVMTESAVPVEVSNGIGDFVYVSPPPRTQG is encoded by the coding sequence ATGCTCGCGGCTGCCCTTTTGTTTGTTCGTCAGGACCCCTCACCTCTTACGCTGCCCATCGGACGGCCAGGAAAGACGACGATCGCCGCAGGTCGGCTGGCCGACATGCGGACGGGCGCGGCCGCCACGGCGGACGACATCGCGAAGGCGGCGGACGGCAAGCGGTTCGTCTTCCTGGGGGAGCAGCATGCGACGGCCCCCTGCCAGATCCTTGAGGCGGCGGTCGTCGATGCCCTAGCCCGACGTGGTCGGCACGTGGTCGTCGGACTCGAGATGTACCAGCGGCCCAAACAGTCGGTGCTAGACAGCTTCGGGCAGATGGACGAGACCGCCTTTCTCGAACAGAGCGACTGGAAGAAGCAATGGGGATTCGACTTCTCCTATTACCGCCCGGTGTTCGACGTCGTAAGGAAATTCCGAATTCCCCTGGTCGGACTCAACGTTCCGCGCGACTGGGTGCGCTCGGTGGGTAAGGGCGGCTTTGCCGGGTTGCCAGCGGAAGCCAAAGGGCAGCTCCCAGACGACATGAAGCTGGATATCTCCGAGCACCGGCAGGTGTTTGATAGCCTGATGGGCGGCCACTCCAACGTCGGACCGTCGATGGAGAACATGTACTCGGCCCAGGTCCTTTGGGACGAAGGGATGGCGGACACCGCGATCCGCTACCTCGCCGCCCACAAGCCGGACCGGAAAACCGTCTTCGTAGTCATCGCCGGATCCGGGCACGTGATGTACGGCCAAGGGATCAACCGTCGAATCGAGCGCCGGAAGGCGGGTGACGGCCTGAACGTCGTAATGACGGAGTCCGCCGTCCCAGTCGAAGTCTCCAATGGAATCGGCGACTTCGTCTACGTCTCCCCGCCGCCTCGGACGCAGGGTTAA
- a CDS encoding flagellar biosynthesis anti-sigma factor FlgM, whose protein sequence is MRISDTEVQKIRSTTPANIVEEIVEIGETRVREEDHALVEKLTDEIAGMSDREAMIAELRAKIEAGTYNPSAEDIVDGMVRRAIADRIR, encoded by the coding sequence ATGCGGATTTCAGACACCGAAGTACAGAAGATTAGAAGCACGACCCCGGCGAATATCGTCGAGGAGATCGTGGAGATCGGCGAAACGCGCGTTCGCGAGGAGGACCATGCGCTCGTGGAGAAGCTTACGGACGAGATAGCGGGGATGTCGGATAGGGAAGCGATGATCGCGGAACTCCGAGCCAAGATTGAGGCAGGCACCTACAACCCCTCGGCCGAAGATATCGTTGATGGGATGGTACGGCGAGCAATCGCCGACCGGATTCGTTAA
- a CDS encoding homogentisate 1,2-dioxygenase yields MPRYVRLGELPHKHHTQFRQSNGSLYTEQLFSTRGFSGPMSTMYHINQPTEVSGWEDKGSVAPRYLDDEPLRHRHLKTARMKPHGDFVSGRITLMGNQDVTWSQALVADQFQGFYKNADGDECLFIHDGEGTMESMFGTIDFHPGDYLVIPRGTIFRLNFNSFPVRMIAVVSFGPIEIPRRYRNEFGQLLEHAPYSERDIRPPSELITHDSRKPNDVLIRARNRHTLYHYPYHPFDVIGWDGYVFPFAFSIHDFSPITGKLHMPPPIHQTFQGNGFVVCSFCPRMLDYHPHAIAVPYAHSNVDSDEVLYYCNDKFGSRKGIEEGSITLHPLGIPHGPQPGAVEASLGATKTEELAVMVDTFHPFKLTKDALEIEDPDYWKSWQTKTT; encoded by the coding sequence ATGCCAAGGTATGTCCGTCTCGGGGAACTTCCCCACAAGCATCACACGCAATTTCGCCAGTCGAACGGCTCTCTCTACACGGAGCAACTCTTCTCCACTCGTGGGTTCAGCGGGCCGATGTCGACGATGTATCACATCAACCAGCCCACCGAAGTCTCGGGTTGGGAAGACAAAGGCTCGGTCGCTCCGCGCTACCTGGACGATGAACCCCTAAGGCACCGGCACCTTAAAACCGCGCGTATGAAGCCGCACGGGGATTTCGTCAGCGGGCGGATCACCTTGATGGGAAACCAAGACGTAACCTGGTCGCAGGCGCTGGTCGCAGATCAGTTTCAGGGATTCTACAAGAACGCGGACGGGGACGAGTGCCTTTTCATACACGACGGGGAGGGGACGATGGAGTCGATGTTCGGCACGATCGACTTCCATCCCGGCGACTACCTGGTGATCCCGCGAGGGACGATCTTCCGTTTGAATTTCAACTCGTTCCCGGTTCGGATGATAGCCGTCGTCTCGTTCGGGCCGATCGAAATCCCGCGTCGATACCGGAACGAATTCGGCCAGTTGCTGGAGCACGCCCCCTACAGCGAGCGGGACATCCGCCCGCCGAGCGAACTGATCACTCATGACAGCCGGAAACCAAACGACGTCCTAATCCGCGCCAGGAACCGGCACACGCTCTACCACTATCCGTACCATCCGTTCGACGTGATCGGCTGGGACGGGTACGTCTTCCCGTTCGCGTTCAGCATTCACGATTTCTCACCCATCACCGGCAAGCTCCACATGCCGCCGCCGATCCACCAGACATTCCAAGGGAACGGGTTCGTGGTCTGCTCGTTCTGCCCCCGGATGCTCGATTACCACCCGCACGCGATCGCGGTGCCTTACGCGCACTCCAACGTCGACAGCGACGAGGTCCTCTACTACTGCAACGACAAATTCGGCTCGCGCAAAGGGATCGAAGAGGGCTCGATCACCCTCCACCCGCTGGGGATTCCCCATGGACCGCAGCCGGGCGCGGTCGAGGCGTCGCTCGGGGCAACCAAGACAGAGGAGCTGGCCGTGATGGTCGACACGTTCCATCCGTTCAAGCTGACCAAGGACGCCTTGGAGATCGAGGACCCGGATTACTGGAAGAGCTGGCAAACCAAGACCACCTAG
- the glpK gene encoding glycerol kinase GlpK, with the protein MSRYILALDQGTTSSRAILFDRGGSPIATGQRELPQHYPHLSWVEHDPEEIWETQIQAAKEAIAKAGASADDIEAIGIANQRETTLLWDRRTGIPVYPAIVWQDRRTSDRCEELKAQGLENTYIARTGLLFDSYFSATKIEWILNNVRNARKRAEAGELAFGTVDSYLIWRLTGGKVHATDLTNASRTLIFHIDMLDWSEKLMSFLDLPKGILADIVPSTGIIGYTDPEIFGKPIPIAGVAGDQQAALYGQAGFRPGVAKATYGTGCFLLRHIGEQAVISENRILTTPVACTDIENASYAFEGSVFNAGSAIQWLRDGLGILSSADESEAVARTVKDNEGVYMVPAFTGLGAPYWDPDARAAIVGLTRGSTRAHVVRAALESIAYQCKDVLEAMDEECEVPLRELRVDGGASRNDFLMQFQANILGIPVVRPKVTETTALGAAYLAGLAVGFWSSEEELESLWKIDRRFEPEMDESERESLHFMWQEAVGQVRVSSPDFDVDEDELGDDWA; encoded by the coding sequence ATGTCCCGGTATATCCTTGCCCTCGATCAAGGAACGACCTCGTCGCGCGCCATTCTCTTTGACCGCGGCGGATCCCCGATTGCGACCGGACAGCGAGAGCTGCCTCAGCACTATCCGCATCTGAGCTGGGTCGAGCATGACCCAGAGGAGATCTGGGAGACCCAGATCCAAGCCGCCAAAGAGGCGATCGCCAAAGCCGGCGCAAGCGCCGACGACATCGAGGCAATCGGAATCGCGAACCAGCGCGAAACCACTTTGCTATGGGACCGGCGCACCGGCATTCCCGTCTATCCGGCAATCGTTTGGCAAGACCGTCGAACCTCTGATCGATGCGAAGAGCTCAAGGCCCAAGGGCTGGAGAACACATACATCGCCCGAACCGGGCTCCTCTTCGACAGTTATTTCTCCGCAACAAAAATCGAGTGGATTTTGAACAACGTCCGGAACGCACGGAAGCGGGCGGAGGCAGGCGAATTGGCCTTCGGCACGGTCGACAGCTACCTTATTTGGCGGCTGACCGGCGGTAAAGTGCACGCCACCGACCTCACCAACGCCAGCCGAACCCTCATCTTTCACATCGATATGCTCGACTGGTCGGAGAAGCTGATGAGCTTTCTGGACCTGCCCAAGGGGATCTTGGCGGACATCGTTCCATCGACGGGGATCATTGGCTATACCGATCCCGAGATCTTCGGCAAGCCGATCCCGATCGCCGGAGTTGCCGGGGACCAGCAAGCGGCGCTCTATGGCCAAGCGGGGTTCCGCCCCGGCGTCGCGAAGGCGACCTACGGCACAGGCTGCTTCCTGCTCCGCCACATCGGGGAGCAGGCGGTCATTTCGGAGAATCGGATACTCACGACGCCGGTGGCCTGCACGGATATCGAGAACGCGAGCTACGCCTTCGAGGGAAGCGTGTTCAACGCCGGATCGGCGATCCAATGGCTGCGCGATGGACTCGGGATCCTCTCCAGCGCCGACGAGTCAGAGGCGGTCGCGCGAACGGTTAAGGATAACGAAGGGGTTTACATGGTGCCGGCATTCACCGGCCTCGGCGCTCCGTATTGGGATCCGGATGCCCGTGCGGCGATCGTCGGCCTCACCCGGGGGTCGACCCGCGCCCACGTCGTCCGTGCCGCTCTGGAGAGCATCGCCTACCAATGCAAAGATGTGCTGGAGGCGATGGACGAGGAATGCGAGGTTCCGCTCCGAGAGCTGCGCGTGGACGGCGGCGCTTCGCGCAACGATTTCCTGATGCAGTTCCAAGCCAACATCCTGGGAATACCCGTGGTGCGACCCAAGGTCACGGAGACGACCGCGCTCGGTGCGGCTTACTTAGCCGGTCTTGCGGTGGGATTCTGGTCTTCCGAGGAGGAGTTGGAGTCGCTCTGGAAAATCGATCGCCGCTTCGAGCCGGAGATGGACGAGTCCGAGCGGGAATCGCTTCACTTCATGTGGCAGGAAGCGGTCGGCCAGGTACGCGTTTCCAGCCCCGATTTCGACGTCGACGAAGACGAGCTCGGCGACGACTGGGCTTAA
- a CDS encoding PIN domain-containing protein: MPKALLDSSTYFDMLNAPKHQQTAWAQSTRNQAIRYLGEYPQFTLSALTIVEVVDGLRRKRLDAAISQFLNETLPQFEVIYPDQAVMALAGVINADLVLAGTAIGVVDCLIAATAITHNLTLVNANTKHFSRIVAAGHRLELQNWRDP, translated from the coding sequence GTGCCTAAAGCGCTCCTCGATAGCAGCACGTATTTCGACATGCTGAACGCGCCGAAGCATCAGCAGACTGCATGGGCGCAAAGCACCCGAAACCAGGCTATCCGCTACCTAGGCGAATATCCGCAATTCACATTGAGCGCTTTAACTATCGTGGAGGTGGTCGATGGTTTAAGGCGTAAGAGGCTCGACGCCGCCATCTCGCAGTTTCTGAACGAAACCTTACCGCAGTTTGAGGTGATCTACCCGGATCAAGCTGTAATGGCCTTGGCTGGGGTGATCAACGCTGACCTTGTCCTGGCTGGGACCGCCATTGGCGTGGTCGATTGTCTCATCGCGGCAACCGCCATCACTCACAACTTAACCCTCGTAAACGCCAATACCAAACATTTCTCGCGCATAGTTGCCGCTGGCCACCGACTCGAGCTCCAAAACTGGCGCGATCCATGA